Proteins found in one Campylobacter canadensis genomic segment:
- the fliF gene encoding flagellar basal-body MS-ring/collar protein FliF, producing MNYKQLLQGIGAIYAKLDKKQKLTILAAIIATVAFIIFLLFYNAKDDKTYSGYSVLFDELNPSNAASVLSILEKNQVHYILKNESTILVPTKDVYKQRLEVASAGVIKDNKVGFEIFDKQEFGATDEEQKIKFKRALEGELSRTISALNPIQKANVLLALAEDSLFSKNKKPASASVQLNLKQGQKLSQKQITGIKNLVASALIDLEPERVKITDQNGVILGDEEQDFDVDMIAAQIQYKKQYENNLEQNITNVLAVVLGGYDRVVTRVNVDFDFAQKNYQSEVFDPNSVARSENNLEEKKEGRTQKEVGGVPGAISNIGPVQGIDDSNNLKELYTKNQNTINYEISKTLTNVKGQFATIKRISTSVIVDGRYEHDENGKLKYVAISNEELAKLLTQVKNIVGFNEQRGDSVSVDNIEFNKVATPELPSAKLKSFLELYIMPFIPPAKYIFAMFLIFLFYKKIIVPFAQKMLEDKAFEEEIEQVVKKEEVIEEDAIEKYQQTRKKVEEQLGIDSGFNEDTLQHDILLEKLRAISTERSEEIAMLFASLLKNDAEFNQSQKDMQ from the coding sequence ATGAATTATAAGCAACTTTTACAGGGTATAGGTGCAATTTATGCAAAGCTTGACAAAAAACAAAAGCTAACCATTCTTGCTGCAATTATCGCAACGGTTGCTTTTATAATCTTTTTATTATTTTATAATGCTAAAGATGATAAAACTTATAGCGGATATTCTGTTTTATTTGATGAGCTAAACCCATCAAATGCAGCCAGTGTTTTATCTATTTTAGAAAAAAATCAAGTACATTATATTTTAAAAAACGAAAGCACTATTTTAGTTCCTACAAAAGATGTTTATAAACAAAGATTAGAAGTTGCATCAGCAGGTGTTATTAAAGATAATAAAGTAGGTTTTGAAATTTTTGACAAGCAAGAATTTGGAGCAACTGATGAAGAACAAAAAATAAAATTCAAAAGAGCTCTTGAAGGAGAATTAAGCAGAACAATAAGCGCTCTTAATCCTATTCAAAAAGCAAATGTTTTACTAGCTTTAGCTGAGGATAGTCTTTTTTCTAAAAATAAAAAACCAGCTAGTGCTTCAGTTCAATTAAATCTAAAACAAGGGCAAAAATTAAGCCAAAAGCAAATCACTGGTATTAAAAATCTTGTAGCAAGTGCTTTGATTGATTTAGAGCCTGAAAGAGTTAAAATTACTGACCAAAATGGCGTTATTTTAGGCGATGAAGAGCAAGATTTTGATGTAGATATGATTGCAGCACAAATTCAATATAAAAAACAATATGAAAATAACTTAGAGCAAAATATTACCAATGTTTTAGCCGTTGTTTTAGGTGGATATGATAGGGTTGTAACAAGGGTTAATGTAGATTTTGATTTTGCACAAAAAAATTATCAAAGTGAAGTTTTTGACCCAAATTCAGTAGCTAGAAGTGAAAACAATTTAGAAGAAAAAAAAGAAGGTAGAACGCAAAAAGAAGTAGGCGGAGTACCAGGGGCAATTTCAAATATAGGTCCTGTGCAAGGCATTGATGATTCAAATAATCTTAAAGAACTTTACACAAAAAATCAAAATACTATAAATTATGAAATTTCAAAAACTTTAACCAATGTAAAAGGTCAGTTTGCAACTATAAAAAGAATTAGCACTTCTGTAATTGTAGATGGCAGATACGAGCATGATGAAAACGGCAAGTTAAAATATGTTGCAATATCTAATGAAGAATTAGCAAAACTCTTAACTCAAGTAAAAAATATAGTTGGTTTTAACGAGCAAAGAGGAGATAGCGTAAGCGTTGATAATATTGAGTTTAACAAGGTTGCTACACCTGAGCTACCATCGGCAAAATTAAAAAGCTTCCTAGAGCTTTACATAATGCCATTTATTCCACCTGCAAAATATATCTTTGCTATGTTCTTAATCTTTTTATTTTACAAAAAAATCATTGTACCATTTGCACAAAAAATGCTTGAAGATAAAGCTTTTGAAGAAGAAATTGAACAAGTTGTTAAAAAAGAAGAAGTTATTGAAGAAGATGCTATTGAAAAATATCAACAAACTAGAAAGAAAGTTGAAGAACAACTTGGAATTGATTCAGGCTTTAATGAAGATACCTTACAGCATGATATTTTATTAGAAAAATTAAGAGCTATTAGCACAGAAAGAAGTGAAGAAATCGCTATGTTATTTGCTTCTTTATTGAAAAATGATGCAGAATTTAATCAATCTCAAAAGGATATGCAATGA
- the fliG gene encoding flagellar motor switch protein FliG has protein sequence MINLNNEQKAVYNELSILEKIAIFLIQIGEEAATLIFSNIQDPNMITEITKHITYARTVDKSVATAVLEEFHALLKSNQYIKNGGLEYAKEILYRTYGAEEAEKILSKLAKSMDANQAFSYLGNIKPQQLADFIVNEYPQTIALIIAHMEPTRAAETLEFFDDELRSDVIHRIANLGDISPNIIKRVSAVLESKLQALTSYKIEVGGPRAVAEVLNRLGQKSSKSTISYLEQTNEKLASTIKELMFTFDDIKKLGNNAIREILKVVDKKDLQVALKGSAEELKQMFLANMSQRAADSFNEEMGFLGAVRVKDVEEAQRKVVEVVQKLNETGVIQLGESDEMIE, from the coding sequence ATGATTAATTTAAACAATGAGCAAAAAGCTGTTTATAATGAGCTTAGTATTTTAGAAAAAATTGCTATTTTTTTAATTCAAATTGGTGAAGAAGCGGCTACTTTAATATTTTCAAATATTCAAGACCCAAATATGATTACAGAAATTACAAAGCATATTACCTATGCAAGGACGGTAGATAAATCCGTTGCAACAGCAGTTTTAGAAGAATTTCACGCCCTGCTTAAATCAAATCAATACATAAAAAATGGTGGTTTAGAATACGCAAAAGAAATTTTATATAGAACTTACGGAGCTGAAGAAGCGGAAAAAATTCTTAGCAAATTAGCAAAATCAATGGATGCAAATCAAGCTTTTTCATATTTAGGCAATATAAAACCACAACAATTAGCAGATTTTATTGTAAATGAATATCCACAAACAATAGCCTTAATCATAGCTCATATGGAGCCAACAAGAGCGGCTGAAACTTTAGAATTTTTTGATGACGAATTAAGAAGCGATGTAATTCACAGAATAGCAAATTTAGGTGATATTAGTCCAAATATTATCAAAAGAGTTTCAGCAGTTTTAGAAAGTAAATTACAAGCTCTTACATCTTATAAAATTGAAGTTGGTGGCCCTCGTGCTGTTGCTGAAGTGCTTAATAGACTTGGTCAAAAATCAAGTAAATCTACAATTAGCTATTTAGAACAAACAAACGAAAAACTAGCATCAACAATCAAAGAACTTATGTTTACTTTTGATGATATTAAAAAGCTTGGAAATAATGCTATTAGAGAGATTTTAAAAGTTGTAGATAAAAAAGATTTACAAGTAGCCTTAAAAGGCAGCGCAGAAGAACTTAAACAAATGTTTTTAGCAAATATGAGCCAAAGAGCAGCAGATTCTTTTAATGAAGAAATGGGCTTTTTAGGTGCTGTTAGGGTTAAAGATGTTGAAGAAGCACAAAGAAAGGTGGTTGAAGTTGTACAAAAACTAAATGAAACAGGTGTAATTCAACTTGGTGAAAGCGATGAGATGATTGAATGA